The following are from one region of the Sardina pilchardus chromosome 4, fSarPil1.1, whole genome shotgun sequence genome:
- the zgc:136439 gene encoding glucose-1-phosphate adenylyltransferase, whose amino-acid sequence MKAVILAAGYGTRLQRDVENDTTGRFKHLLGIAKPLLPVGHCALISHWIKAMTATGSVDTIFVVTNALYFEAFQTWAQDFPNVKIVSDGTSTNEGRLGAVACLQLAIKHFSVEDHVIVVGGDTLFKEDFSLLKFTGRFSELQAKDSDANLVLSYQCKEEDTSKYGILEVDEDLRVSCMKEKPRPSDTQSRKACPCFYLFSKGSLPLLDVFLLEKKNAPIEQRDAPGTFLSWLILRKPVYVHEISGRFDVGNLPSYIECDQYFKDRVQDITVYLH is encoded by the exons ATGAAAGCTGTTATTTTAGCAGCAGGATATGGGACAAGGTTGCAAAGAGATGTTGAGAATGACACAACTGGACGATTCAAGCATCTGTTGGGCATTGCCAAGCCATTGCTCCCCGTGGGCCACTGTGCTCTTATATCTCATTGGATCAAGGCAATGACTGCAACTGGAAGTGTGGATACCATATTTGTGGTT ACAAATGCACTCTACTTCGAAGCTTTTCAGACATGGGCCCAGGACTTTCCCAATGTAAAGATTGTCAGTGATGGAACCAGCACAAATGAG GGTCGGCTTGGTGCTGTCGCTTGCCTCCAGCTCGCAATCAAGCACTTCTCAGTTGAGGACCATGTGATAGTTGTTGGAGG GGACACATTGTTCAAAGAAGACTTCAGTCTGTTAAAGTTCACAGGGAGGTTTAGTGAACTCCAGGCCAAAGACAGTGATGCAAATCTGGTGCTCTCTTATCAATGTAAAGAAGAGG ACACATCGAAGTATGGGATTCTGGAAGTTGATGAGGACCTGCGTGTGAGCTGTATGAAAGAGAAGCCTCGACCGTCTGACACCCAGTCCAGGAAGGCA TGCCCCTGtttctacttgttctccaaAGGCAGCCTTCCACTCTTAGATGTCTTCCTccttgagaaaaag AATGCACCCATTGAGCAGAGGGATGCCCCCGGGACCTTTCTGTCTTGGCTCATCTTAAG AAAACCTGTGTACGTCCATGAAATATCTGGGCGCTTTGATGTGGGAAACCTTCCATCCTACATA